The following proteins come from a genomic window of Lolium rigidum isolate FL_2022 chromosome 5, APGP_CSIRO_Lrig_0.1, whole genome shotgun sequence:
- the LOC124653130 gene encoding aspartyl protease family protein 1-like, with protein MAMARSTTTACLRLVAVATVLAALGEAAGIGFDLHHRSSPVVKRWAEARGHPAAAWWAEAQGSPEYYSALYHHDRAHIARRGLADSGKGLLTFADGNITYQLDGSIHYAEVAVGTPSATFLVALDTGSDLFWVPCDCKHCAPMDNNASTPGVALRPYSPGKSSTSKPVGCGHALCDRPNACNAVNSSCPYTVRYVSANTSSSGVLVEDVIHFSRERESVVGGEPVEAPVVLGCGQVQTGAFLDGAAVDGLLGLGIEKVSVPSVLAAAGLVVSDSFSMCFSPDGLGRINFGDAGLRGQAETPFIVSNRHPTYNISVTGMSVAGEAVAAEFTAVVDSGTSYTYLNDPAYTDLATSFNSQVREKRANLSASIPFEYCYEVTSGQTELSTPVVTLTTGGGAVFPVKEPFVIIGGQTSDGRVVVLGYCLAVLKNDITVDIIGQNFMTGLKVVFDRERSVLGWHEFDCYKNVTMENDGAAPGPTSSTQIQPRRSEYPGAAPVSPRQPGSGCSRRALGGRLAFALTLLLPLLAVV; from the exons ATGGCCATGGCTCGCTCCACCACCACTGCCTGCCTTcgcctcgtcgccgtcgccacggtGCTCGCCGCTCTCggtgaggcggcagggatcgggtTCGACCTCCACCACCGGTCCTCCCCCGTGGTCAAGCGGTGGGCCGAGGCGCGGGGCCACCCGGCGGCCGCGTGGTGGGCCGAGGCGCAGGGCTCGCCGGAGTACTACTCCGCGCTGTACCACCACGACCGCGCCCACATagcccgccgcggcctcgccgacAGCGGGAAGGGCCTCCTCACGTTCGCCGACGGCAACATCACCTACCAACTCGACGGATC GATCCACTACGCGGAGGTGGCCGTGGGCACGCCGAGCGCGACGTTCCTGGTGGCGCTGGACACCGGCAGCGACCTCTTCTGGGTGCCCTGTGACTGCAAGCACTGCGCGCCCATGGACAACAACGCGTCAACGCCAGGTGTTGCGCTCCGGCCGTACAGCCCGGGGAAGTCGTCGACCAGCAAGCCGGTGGGGTGCGGCCACGCGCTCTGCGACCGGCCCAACGCCTGCAACGCCGTCAACAGCAGCTGCCCGTACACCGTCAGGTACGTCTCCGCCAACACCTCCTCCTCCGGGGTGCTCGTGGAAGACGTGATCCACTTCAGCCGGGAACGGGAGAGCGTCGTCGGCGGCGAGCCGGTGGAGGCGCCGGTGGTGTTGGGGTGCGGGCAGGTGCAGACGGGCGCGTTCCTGGACGGCGCCGCCGTGGACGGCCTGCTGGGCCTCGGCATAGAGAAGGTTTCGGTGCCGAGCGTGCTGGCCGCCGCCGGACTCGTCGTCTCCGACAGCTTCTCCATGTGCTTCAGCCCGGACGGCCTCGGCCGCATCAACTTCGGTGACGCCGGCCTCCGCGGCCAGGCGGAGACGCCATTCATCGTCAGCAACAGACA CCCGACGTACAACATCAGCGTGACGGGGATGAGCGTGGcgggggaggcggtggcggcggagttcACCGCCGTGGTGGACTCCGGCACGTCCTACACCTACCTCAACGACCCGGCCTACACGGACCTGGCCACCAGCTTCAACTCCCAGGTCCGCGAGAAGAGGGCCAACCTCAGCGCCTCCATCCCCTTCGAGTACTGCTACGAGGTGACCAGCGGCCAAACGGAGCTGTCCACGCCGGTGGTCACCCTCACGACCGGTGGCGGAGCCGTGTTTCCGGTTAAGGAGCCCTTCGTCATCATCGGCGGCCAAACTAGCGACGGCCGGGTCGTCGTCCTCGGCTACTGCCTCGCCGTGCTCAAGAACGACATCACCGTCGACATCATCGGCC AGAACTTCATGACCGGCCTCAAGGTGGTGTTCGACAGGGAGAGGTCCGTCCTCGGCTGGCACGAGTTCGACT GTTACAAGAACGTGACGATGGAGAACGACGGCGCGGCCCCCGGGCCGACGTCGTCGACTCAAATACAGCCGCGGCGGAGCGAATACCCCGGCGCGGCGCCGGTGTCCCCGAGGCAGCCCGGGTCAGGCTGCAGCCGCCGTGCCCTCGGAGGCCGACTCGCCTTCGCCCTCACGCTGCTGCTTCCCCTCCTGGCCGTGGTCTGA
- the LOC124655329 gene encoding DNA-directed RNA polymerases II, IV and V subunit 9B codes for MSAMKFCRECNNILYPKEDRDQKALLFACRNCDHQEVADNNCVYRNIVHHSAGEFTQVLQDVAGDPTLPRTKEVRCAVCGHGEAVFFQATARGEEGMTLFFVCCNPSCGHRWRE; via the exons ATGAGTGCCATGAAGTTTTGCCGTGAATG CAACAACATACTGTATCCCAAGGAGGACAGGGACCAGAAGGCGCTCCTCTTCGCCTGCAGGAACTGCGACCACCAG GAGGTCGCAGACAACAACTGTGTCTACAGGAACATTGTGCACCACAGCGCCGGAGAGTTCACGCAGGTGCTCCAGGACGTCGCCGGTGACCCGACTCTGCCCCGCACCAAGGAGGTCCGGTGCGCCGTCTGTGGCCACGGCGAAGCTGTCTTCTTCCAG GCCACCGCGAGGGGGGAAGAAGGGATGACGCTGTTCTTCGTCTGCTGCAACCCAAGCTGCGGCCATCGATGGAGAGAATGA